A genomic region of Jeotgalibaca ciconiae contains the following coding sequences:
- a CDS encoding LTA synthase family protein: MNSPKKMKEKNKFFRGNQQRRLINQGLSLIVTVFLSQMLLQWFQNDLNISLVLQFTFQWHTIKFLISLCVLLVPAVWLWSLIGNVKIVNILFLSISMGMGFATFEKMRQRGEPLYPSDLQMLTNPIFLLEMLPPFMVILVVAGITVFFIGLVLVIIKERKEDLPRLKRSTRILLFLLSSFAAFYLSNFSQEGNIVKIAYDQTAYWIPYSQQMNYYNNGFVAGFLYNLPSEPMTEPDGYSSEGLIQLMEKYQEKAQKINESRQNKKLEANIIFVMNESFADPFDLKETSKKWDPIPFARKLATESWSGRMLSQGYGGGTANIEFEALTGFSMEPFSANITTPFTQFLPKDPLIPSVVSRLKAEGYTTTAIHPYNTSMYKRRENYGNLGFDTFYYDEIMTNTATKENNPYISDKAAYQEVLQSMNKTEEYDFVHLVTMQNHTPYSAKYEAFPSAQKTGYYNERINQYFQDLVYSDQALEFLYEELEQLEEPSVVVFWGDHWPSVFGEEALESNGKEALHHTPVIMFNNVSKANKDFHTISSIYFFIEVLEMLDQSVSPFDALLMELQKNIPSLEKGMYFSDEQQGYVSSREELSEDAQRVLNDYDWIMFDVTTSNKQTVQDGFFERLD; this comes from the coding sequence TTGAATAGTCCAAAGAAAATGAAAGAAAAAAATAAGTTCTTTCGTGGTAACCAGCAGAGAAGGTTAATAAACCAAGGATTGTCATTGATTGTTACAGTGTTTTTATCACAAATGTTGTTACAATGGTTTCAAAATGATTTAAATATAAGTTTAGTTCTGCAATTTACTTTTCAATGGCATACGATAAAGTTTTTAATCAGCCTGTGTGTTTTATTAGTACCTGCTGTTTGGCTGTGGTCGTTAATAGGAAATGTGAAGATTGTAAACATCCTTTTTTTAAGCATATCAATGGGAATGGGTTTTGCTACTTTTGAAAAAATGCGTCAAAGAGGAGAGCCTCTCTATCCTTCTGATCTCCAAATGCTGACAAATCCTATTTTTCTTCTAGAAATGTTGCCACCTTTCATGGTGATTCTTGTTGTTGCCGGAATTACTGTATTTTTCATTGGGCTCGTCTTAGTTATTATAAAAGAACGAAAAGAAGATTTGCCCCGATTAAAAAGGTCTACACGAATACTACTCTTTTTATTGAGCAGTTTTGCGGCTTTCTATCTATCTAATTTTTCTCAAGAAGGCAATATTGTTAAAATTGCTTATGATCAAACGGCTTATTGGATTCCCTATAGCCAACAAATGAATTACTATAATAATGGCTTTGTTGCAGGTTTTTTGTATAATTTACCTTCAGAGCCAATGACAGAACCTGATGGATACAGCTCAGAAGGGCTAATCCAGTTAATGGAAAAATACCAGGAAAAAGCCCAAAAAATTAATGAGTCGCGCCAAAATAAAAAGCTGGAAGCGAATATCATCTTTGTTATGAACGAGAGTTTTGCTGATCCGTTTGACTTGAAAGAAACATCAAAAAAGTGGGATCCGATTCCTTTTGCCAGAAAATTAGCTACTGAAAGTTGGAGCGGCAGAATGCTTTCCCAAGGTTATGGCGGCGGAACAGCTAATATAGAATTTGAAGCACTCACTGGTTTTTCAATGGAACCTTTTTCTGCCAATATTACGACACCTTTCACCCAGTTTTTACCCAAAGATCCTTTGATTCCCTCGGTAGTTTCACGTTTGAAAGCGGAAGGTTATACGACGACTGCAATTCATCCATACAATACGTCCATGTATAAGCGGCGGGAGAATTATGGGAATCTGGGCTTTGATACTTTTTACTATGACGAGATAATGACAAACACAGCTACAAAAGAAAATAACCCTTATATTTCTGATAAGGCTGCCTATCAAGAAGTTTTGCAAAGTATGAATAAGACAGAAGAGTATGATTTTGTGCATTTGGTGACCATGCAGAATCATACTCCTTATTCAGCTAAGTACGAAGCGTTTCCGAGTGCTCAAAAAACTGGCTACTACAATGAACGAATCAATCAGTATTTTCAGGATCTAGTATATAGTGATCAGGCTTTGGAATTTTTATATGAAGAACTAGAGCAATTAGAAGAGCCTAGCGTCGTTGTGTTCTGGGGAGATCATTGGCCGAGTGTATTTGGAGAGGAAGCTTTGGAGAGTAATGGAAAAGAAGCATTGCATCATACACCCGTGATTATGTTCAACAATGTATCAAAAGCAAATAAAGACTTCCATACCATTAGTTCCATTTATTTCTTCATAGAAGTATTAGAAATGCTGGATCAATCGGTTTCTCCCTTTGATGCACTTTTGATGGAGTTACAAAAAAATATACCGTCTCTAGAAAAAGGTATGTATTTTTCTGATGAACAGCAAGGTTATGTTTCGAGTCGTGAAGAACTTTCAGAAGATGCACAAAGAGTGTTGAACGATTATGATTGGATTATGTTTGATGTAACAACCAGCAACAAACAGACCGTTCAGGATGGATTCTTTGAGCGCTTGGATTAG
- a CDS encoding glycosyltransferase family 4 protein: MSFLMQFTILFFVSIAASFLLTFLFRKLAFHKGWVDEPGPKKLHKRPIVTMGGLVIFVSYWATYFIGVPVANQLPKIGAIFISSLIILCTGVIDDLYELRPWQKMAGILLAANIFYFFTDVRLDHFTVAYLGTIEFGRLGYFVMMFWIAAITNSVNLMDGLDGLAAGTSIISLVTMGLVSYFFMNTTNVAVVVMIFLLVGVLVGFLPHNFYPAKLFLGDTGALFVGFMIATLSLNGLKHATFISLLIPVAILGVPLTDTLAAIIRRLMNKQAISQKDRGHLHHRLLYLGFSHRQTVLVIYAVGVIFSLTALLYPLSSFWGSVILTAGLLFGIVLFIASFNLIGSENNFFRRFLHRLIGNQDKKD, from the coding sequence ATGAGCTTTTTGATGCAGTTTACTATTTTATTTTTCGTATCAATTGCTGCTAGTTTTTTATTGACATTTTTATTTCGTAAGCTTGCTTTTCATAAAGGCTGGGTAGATGAACCAGGACCTAAAAAGCTTCATAAAAGGCCCATTGTTACAATGGGCGGCCTTGTCATTTTTGTCTCTTATTGGGCGACATATTTTATAGGAGTGCCTGTTGCTAATCAGCTTCCTAAGATAGGAGCGATTTTTATCAGCTCGCTCATTATTTTATGTACCGGTGTGATCGATGATTTATATGAATTAAGGCCCTGGCAAAAAATGGCAGGAATTCTTTTAGCAGCGAATATTTTTTATTTTTTTACGGATGTACGGCTGGATCATTTTACGGTGGCTTATTTAGGAACCATTGAATTTGGACGACTGGGTTATTTTGTAATGATGTTTTGGATTGCTGCTATAACAAACTCTGTGAATTTAATGGATGGGTTGGATGGTTTAGCTGCGGGCACATCGATTATTTCATTAGTGACAATGGGGCTGGTTAGTTATTTCTTTATGAATACGACGAATGTTGCAGTAGTAGTCATGATATTTTTATTGGTAGGAGTACTGGTTGGATTTTTACCGCATAATTTTTATCCTGCAAAGTTATTCTTAGGCGACACCGGGGCATTGTTTGTTGGATTCATGATTGCCACCCTATCTTTAAATGGCCTGAAGCATGCCACGTTCATTTCGTTACTGATTCCGGTTGCGATATTAGGCGTGCCGCTTACGGATACCTTGGCTGCAATTATTCGCAGGTTAATGAATAAACAGGCAATTAGTCAAAAAGATCGCGGTCATTTGCATCACCGTTTACTTTATCTAGGCTTCAGTCATCGGCAGACAGTATTAGTGATTTATGCAGTTGGAGTTATCTTCTCTTTGACTGCTTTACTTTACCCGCTATCTTCCTTTTGGGGCTCTGTTATTTTAACCGCTGGTTTGTTGTTTGGTATTGTTCTTTTCATCGCTTCTTTTAATCTAATCGGAAGTGAGAATAATTTTTTTAGAAGATTCCTCCATCGGCTTATTGGAAATCAAGATAAAAAGGACTGA
- a CDS encoding YigZ family protein: protein MLDSYKTIAEHGQEVIVIRGSRFICTIERVQTEEEAKDFIQRIKKEHWKATHNCSAYLIGDTDEIQRAHDDGEPSGTAGVPMLEVLKKNELHYVAAVVTRYFGGTKLGAGGLIRAYSKSVSTALRSIGIVERSLQLPIACRVSYSASGKLENQLLQSAYALLDTSYTDTVTFSVGVPTPQAEEFQSEYINFMNGNISFSIGEEQYVERLLSNKDEEDDFEDEEFDD, encoded by the coding sequence TTGTTAGATTCTTATAAAACAATTGCCGAGCATGGACAAGAAGTAATTGTCATTCGTGGTTCTCGCTTTATTTGTACAATAGAGAGAGTCCAGACTGAAGAAGAAGCAAAAGATTTTATTCAACGAATTAAAAAAGAACACTGGAAAGCAACCCATAATTGCTCGGCGTACTTAATTGGCGATACAGATGAAATTCAACGCGCTCATGATGATGGCGAGCCTTCTGGTACAGCAGGCGTTCCTATGTTGGAAGTTCTTAAAAAGAATGAACTGCATTATGTAGCTGCGGTGGTAACCCGTTATTTTGGAGGAACAAAATTAGGAGCAGGCGGTTTAATACGTGCTTATAGTAAGTCTGTTTCTACTGCTTTGCGTTCAATCGGCATTGTAGAACGTTCTCTTCAGCTTCCTATTGCTTGTAGAGTTAGCTATTCAGCTTCTGGAAAATTAGAGAATCAGTTATTACAATCCGCTTATGCGCTTTTAGATACAAGCTATACTGACACAGTTACATTTTCTGTGGGAGTACCTACTCCACAAGCTGAAGAATTTCAAAGTGAATACATTAATTTCATGAATGGAAACATTTCATTTTCAATTGGAGAAGAACAGTACGTTGAGCGTTTGCTTTCTAATAAAGATGAAGAGGATGACTTTGAGGACGAAGAATTCGATGATTAA
- a CDS encoding UDP-N-acetylmuramoyl-L-alanyl-D-glutamate--2,6-diaminopimelate ligase: MNLENLLNDLRVKEIVGKIPDDKVNKITQDTREVEQGDVFICIAGSNFDGHKYAGAAVEKGAIAIVAESEINVSQSVPVIYVSDTDKAMAILANAFYGFPSNQFQLVGVTGTNGKTTISYIIESIIKGLNKRTGLIGTVGIQVNDAFFPTKNTTPDSITLQRVLRQMKEEAVDVCAMEVSSQALVKGRVWGVNFDVAVMTNLTHEHMELHHTMEEYKEAKKLLFAQLGNDYSRPTNQPKVAVLNKDDETFESYAMATAAEVISYSVKDKNSDFFATNIVYKETHTTFDLVFLNTVYPVHSNLIGEYNVSNLLAGLAAVYSLGYPLEAIIASFKDFKGVVGRMELVSQEEDIKVYVDYAHSPDAMEKVLSTVKNIANGKVISVFGCPGKRESSKRPLMAKIGVEQSDFSVMTTDESQGEDQTEIWKMMKQGIPVGQTNYAYIENRIEAIYKAVEKAEKGDVVLLLGRGHDTKYYDEEGRIYHFSDQEAALNALERRKLIKKK; the protein is encoded by the coding sequence TTGAATTTAGAAAATTTATTAAACGATTTAAGAGTGAAAGAAATTGTTGGGAAAATACCAGATGACAAGGTAAATAAAATTACCCAAGATACTCGAGAAGTAGAGCAGGGCGATGTGTTTATCTGTATTGCAGGCAGCAATTTCGATGGACACAAATATGCAGGGGCTGCCGTTGAGAAAGGCGCAATAGCGATTGTTGCTGAAAGTGAAATTAATGTGAGTCAATCTGTACCCGTTATTTATGTGAGTGACACTGACAAAGCAATGGCAATTCTAGCCAATGCATTCTATGGTTTTCCAAGCAATCAATTCCAATTGGTAGGCGTGACAGGAACGAATGGAAAAACCACGATCAGTTATATTATTGAATCAATCATAAAAGGATTAAACAAGCGCACTGGTCTAATTGGCACGGTTGGAATTCAAGTAAATGATGCCTTTTTTCCAACAAAAAATACGACACCTGATAGCATTACCTTGCAGCGTGTTCTTCGTCAAATGAAAGAAGAAGCAGTGGATGTCTGCGCAATGGAAGTTTCTTCTCAAGCTCTTGTAAAAGGGCGAGTGTGGGGAGTTAACTTTGATGTAGCAGTTATGACGAATCTCACCCATGAACATATGGAATTGCACCATACCATGGAGGAATACAAAGAAGCGAAGAAGTTATTATTCGCACAATTAGGCAACGACTATAGCAGGCCGACAAACCAACCCAAAGTAGCTGTATTGAATAAAGATGATGAGACGTTTGAAAGTTATGCCATGGCTACAGCTGCTGAAGTAATTTCTTATAGTGTGAAAGATAAAAACAGCGATTTTTTTGCTACAAATATTGTTTATAAAGAAACGCACACAACTTTTGACCTAGTCTTTTTGAATACTGTTTATCCCGTGCATTCGAATTTGATTGGCGAGTACAATGTCTCTAATTTATTAGCTGGGTTAGCAGCTGTTTATTCGTTAGGTTATCCATTAGAAGCAATTATTGCGTCCTTTAAAGATTTTAAAGGGGTTGTTGGAAGAATGGAACTTGTTTCTCAAGAAGAGGATATAAAAGTCTATGTAGACTATGCCCATTCCCCAGATGCGATGGAAAAAGTGTTAAGCACTGTAAAAAACATTGCTAATGGAAAAGTTATTTCTGTCTTTGGCTGTCCTGGAAAGAGAGAGTCCAGTAAGCGGCCGTTAATGGCAAAAATTGGCGTGGAACAATCGGACTTTTCTGTTATGACAACAGATGAGTCACAAGGAGAGGACCAAACTGAAATCTGGAAGATGATGAAGCAAGGAATTCCTGTTGGTCAAACGAATTATGCCTATATCGAAAACAGAATAGAAGCCATCTACAAAGCAGTTGAAAAGGCTGAAAAAGGCGATGTCGTTCTCCTGTTGGGACGAGGACATGATACAAAATATTATGATGAAGAAGGGCGCATTTATCATTTTTCTGATCAAGAAGCAGCTTTAAACGCACTGGAGCGCCGTAAATTAATAAAGAAAAAATAA
- a CDS encoding DegV family protein: MKIAIVTDSTAYLPEELRQKHQIYMLPLLVQLKGESYREEIDITSEEFYEKVRESSDFPTSSQPVIGETIQLFEKLTEQYDAIISIHLSSGISGTYQSVCSLKDEFPLCTIYPFDSESSCYVQGRFVLEAARLAQKGIHPEQIIQRLTQMRERSRAYFMVDDLNNLQKGGRLSGGAALVGSMLKIKPILHFENKLITVFEKIRTQKKAMGRISDCLGEDLEKVDYPVIATVIHANVEDKGRAWMGDLKTKYPEVRFELSYFGPVIGTHLGEGALGLTWTEDVERNYPEL; encoded by the coding sequence ATGAAAATAGCAATTGTCACCGATAGTACAGCCTATCTGCCTGAAGAATTACGACAGAAACATCAGATTTATATGCTGCCTTTATTGGTCCAATTAAAAGGTGAATCATATCGGGAAGAAATAGATATAACTTCTGAAGAATTTTATGAAAAAGTAAGAGAATCTTCAGACTTTCCTACTAGTTCACAACCCGTAATAGGAGAAACCATTCAGCTTTTTGAAAAATTAACGGAACAATACGATGCCATCATATCGATTCACTTATCATCTGGGATTAGTGGTACGTATCAAAGCGTTTGTTCATTAAAAGATGAATTTCCGCTTTGTACGATTTATCCATTTGATTCCGAAAGTAGTTGTTATGTACAAGGGCGTTTTGTTTTAGAAGCAGCTCGTTTAGCACAAAAAGGAATTCATCCCGAACAAATCATCCAACGGTTAACACAGATGCGTGAACGTTCCCGTGCTTATTTTATGGTGGATGATTTGAATAATTTACAAAAAGGCGGACGCTTATCAGGCGGGGCCGCTCTAGTAGGTTCTATGTTAAAAATTAAGCCGATTCTTCATTTTGAAAACAAATTAATCACAGTTTTTGAAAAAATACGAACCCAAAAGAAAGCAATGGGACGTATCAGTGATTGTTTAGGAGAAGATTTAGAAAAGGTTGACTACCCTGTAATTGCGACAGTCATTCATGCGAATGTCGAGGACAAAGGGAGGGCTTGGATGGGCGATTTGAAAACCAAATATCCAGAAGTCCGCTTCGAATTAAGTTATTTTGGACCTGTTATTGGTACTCATCTAGGAGAAGGAGCTTTGGGATTAACTTGGACAGAAGATGTAGAACGCAATTATCCTGAATTATAA
- the thpR gene encoding RNA 2',3'-cyclic phosphodiesterase gives MRIFIGIQLNEEVKHSLAIFQSHIKSASIKGNFSRKENFHLTICFIGEVEEGKLVHLEEQLRKTLSDCSSFRIESGNPGVFEKKSGMIAWVGIKENFKLEEIYKKTKQAIAAAKFPVEERDYIPHITMGRKIRFAENAKDWTNNMPTFSEMIDAITIFQSHQVNGLLTYTPLIEIKL, from the coding sequence ATGCGAATTTTCATAGGAATCCAGTTAAATGAAGAGGTAAAGCATTCATTAGCAATTTTTCAAAGTCATATAAAATCAGCATCTATAAAGGGGAATTTTAGCCGCAAGGAAAATTTTCATTTAACGATTTGTTTTATTGGTGAAGTCGAAGAAGGAAAACTTGTTCATTTGGAAGAACAATTGAGAAAGACTCTTTCGGATTGTTCTTCATTCCGAATAGAAAGTGGAAATCCTGGTGTATTCGAGAAAAAGAGTGGTATGATTGCTTGGGTAGGTATCAAAGAGAATTTCAAGCTAGAAGAAATCTATAAAAAAACCAAACAAGCAATTGCGGCAGCCAAATTTCCAGTTGAAGAAAGGGACTACATTCCTCACATTACAATGGGAAGAAAGATTCGCTTTGCGGAAAATGCAAAAGATTGGACGAATAACATGCCAACTTTTTCAGAAATGATTGATGCAATCACCATCTTTCAAAGTCATCAAGTGAATGGTCTATTAACTTATACACCTCTTATCGAAATAAAACTATAA
- a CDS encoding DEAD/DEAH box helicase, which translates to MEKQLYGREVLLSEWNGKGEVLNQAKHRPAFEFIQNKWQCQRCGTNDPQLLIPGPCTCGEDCFYCSQCLNMGKVKKCSQLFSLPEKNDFLIMKTSPLAWKGQLSTEQERASKDIIQAVEKKENRLVWAVAGAGKTEMIFEGIAKCLREGGRVCIASPRIDVCLELAPRIREAFPSIPLALLYGKTEEPYDYTPLVISTTHQLLRFKAAFDLLIIDEIDSFPYHNSAILQFASRKARKENGALLYLTATPPRDMQKLVKEEKLAATVLPARYHRFPLPEVRCVWVGNWRRDIKRRKQKANFLRLMEQTIQNDRRFLLFLPHIHLMEELEHWLKEYYPEKNFTSVSAEDPLRIEKVKKMREEVYDFILTTTILERGVTFRDIDVIVLGAEDAVFTEASLVQIAGRVGRNKDYPKGNVWFCHFGYTKAIKGACKQIKEMNREARKRGLLNEDMPSV; encoded by the coding sequence ATGGAAAAACAATTATACGGGCGAGAAGTTCTTCTTTCAGAATGGAATGGGAAAGGAGAAGTACTTAACCAAGCAAAACATCGTCCGGCATTCGAATTTATTCAAAATAAATGGCAATGTCAACGATGTGGGACTAATGATCCGCAACTACTGATTCCTGGTCCCTGTACTTGCGGAGAGGATTGTTTTTATTGTTCGCAATGTTTAAATATGGGGAAAGTCAAAAAATGCAGCCAGTTATTTTCCTTGCCAGAAAAAAATGATTTTTTAATTATGAAAACGTCACCGCTGGCATGGAAAGGTCAGCTTTCTACAGAGCAAGAACGGGCATCAAAGGACATCATTCAAGCTGTAGAAAAGAAAGAGAATCGCTTGGTTTGGGCAGTCGCAGGAGCTGGAAAAACAGAAATGATTTTTGAGGGGATTGCAAAATGCTTAAGGGAAGGAGGCAGAGTATGCATAGCGTCTCCGCGAATTGATGTTTGTTTGGAACTTGCACCTCGAATAAGGGAAGCATTCCCCAGTATACCGCTGGCTTTACTATATGGAAAAACGGAAGAACCCTATGACTATACTCCACTTGTCATTTCAACGACACATCAGTTATTGCGTTTTAAAGCGGCGTTTGATTTATTGATTATTGATGAAATTGATTCGTTTCCGTATCACAATAGCGCCATTCTTCAATTTGCTTCAAGAAAGGCACGTAAAGAGAATGGCGCATTGTTGTATTTAACGGCGACACCTCCAAGAGACATGCAAAAATTGGTAAAAGAAGAAAAATTAGCTGCAACAGTTTTGCCTGCTCGTTATCATCGGTTTCCGCTGCCGGAAGTACGCTGTGTTTGGGTAGGAAATTGGCGCAGAGACATTAAAAGAAGGAAGCAGAAGGCGAATTTTTTAAGATTGATGGAGCAAACCATACAAAACGATAGACGTTTTTTATTATTTTTGCCTCACATTCACTTAATGGAGGAATTAGAACATTGGCTAAAGGAATATTATCCTGAAAAAAACTTTACTTCTGTTTCCGCTGAGGATCCACTAAGGATTGAAAAAGTGAAAAAAATGAGGGAAGAGGTTTATGATTTCATACTTACCACTACCATTTTAGAAAGAGGAGTTACCTTTCGAGACATTGATGTAATTGTCTTAGGGGCAGAAGACGCTGTATTTACAGAAGCTTCCTTAGTTCAGATTGCTGGTCGAGTTGGTAGAAATAAAGACTACCCAAAAGGAAATGTTTGGTTTTGTCATTTCGGTTATACCAAAGCAATCAAGGGAGCATGTAAACAAATAAAAGAAATGAACCGGGAAGCACGAAAGCGAGGACTGCTGAATGAAGACATGCCTTCTGTGTAA
- a CDS encoding ComF family protein — MKTCLLCNRVMKRTLSLHELFSFQPYHDSPACNSCLAKFTRIDRETACPACSRLQKNKEICIDCKKWQKEYPDRLIRHRSLYQYDEKLKEWLSQYKFVGDVRFASLFQTDLKKLYHQNKGYIFVPLPISKKSREERGFNQSELLLQTAGVPYQDILINHYSGEKQSEKNRQERLISQQPFQLLNQGEVKNKSFLLFDDVYTTGRTMLHAKALLDSAGAADILSLSIGR; from the coding sequence ATGAAGACATGCCTTCTGTGTAATCGAGTAATGAAGCGGACTCTTTCCCTGCACGAACTTTTTTCTTTTCAACCTTATCATGATTCTCCGGCATGCAATTCTTGCTTGGCTAAATTCACAAGGATTGACCGAGAAACAGCTTGTCCAGCTTGTTCACGTCTTCAAAAGAACAAAGAAATTTGTATAGACTGTAAAAAATGGCAAAAAGAGTATCCGGACCGCTTGATTCGACACCGTTCTTTGTATCAGTATGACGAAAAATTAAAAGAATGGTTGAGTCAATACAAATTTGTAGGCGACGTACGATTTGCTTCCTTATTTCAAACCGATTTAAAAAAACTTTATCATCAAAACAAAGGATATATTTTCGTGCCTCTACCAATATCTAAAAAAAGTAGGGAAGAAAGAGGTTTTAATCAAAGTGAACTTCTTTTACAGACAGCGGGGGTTCCTTATCAGGATATATTGATTAACCACTATAGTGGAGAGAAGCAATCGGAGAAAAACCGTCAAGAACGTTTGATAAGCCAACAGCCCTTTCAACTATTGAATCAGGGAGAAGTAAAAAATAAATCATTCCTTTTGTTTGATGATGTGTACACAACTGGCAGGACGATGCTTCATGCCAAGGCTTTGTTAGATTCAGCAGGAGCAGCAGATATCCTCTCGTTGAGTATCGGTCGTTAA
- the hpf gene encoding ribosome hibernation-promoting factor, HPF/YfiA family, translating into MFKYNVRGENIEVTPAIREYAEKKISKLERYFNNVPEATAHVNLKVYSDKTAKVEVTIPLPYLVLRAEETSIDLYGSIDLVVDKLERQVRKYKTKINRKSREKGFDMTAEISQLEEQVDENNGQLEIVRTKRLSLKPMDSEEAVLQMNMLGHNFFIFEDAETNGTSIVYRRKDGKFGLIETDGEIN; encoded by the coding sequence ATGTTTAAGTACAATGTCCGAGGAGAAAATATTGAGGTTACACCAGCAATAAGGGAATACGCAGAAAAGAAAATAAGTAAGTTAGAACGTTATTTTAATAATGTTCCGGAAGCAACCGCTCATGTGAATTTGAAAGTATATTCCGATAAAACCGCAAAAGTAGAGGTTACCATTCCACTTCCTTACTTAGTACTGCGTGCCGAAGAGACCTCCATTGATCTTTATGGTAGCATTGATCTAGTTGTAGACAAGTTAGAACGTCAAGTTCGTAAATACAAAACAAAAATCAATCGGAAATCTCGCGAAAAAGGTTTTGATATGACGGCAGAGATTTCACAGTTAGAAGAACAGGTTGATGAAAATAATGGTCAATTAGAAATTGTTCGGACAAAACGCCTATCTTTAAAACCAATGGATAGCGAAGAGGCTGTTTTACAAATGAATATGCTGGGACATAATTTCTTTATTTTTGAAGATGCAGAAACAAATGGAACCAGTATTGTGTACCGTCGTAAAGATGGTAAATTCGGACTAATCGAGACCGATGGGGAAATTAACTAA